One Fusarium poae strain DAOMC 252244 chromosome 4, whole genome shotgun sequence DNA window includes the following coding sequences:
- a CDS encoding hypothetical protein (TransMembrane:1 (o429-449i)~BUSCO:34505at5125) encodes MSFNGQHSGYGPTAMSNAPVGLSNNLLTTSISSLAASPSTRHPSQISKSYRQASTLFLTRRLPEALTTLLPLITPPDHIDDGEPAPVARASRTTRIKVWSLYLTILNGIIELEPEEGKDAFGNQEWRALCTKVRDGEIWDEIVANGYHGVEGDVDSDVVINLATILLAHARDQKLNQHKLEAYLAASNTPNLDVAGRLAESASPITNRYRSPAKGASGANTPRDLNARVKILELYTLHVLLRNNEWDYAREFISVSSVLDEERREAFLQALQSLHDEQQEQEKLENEERQRQEDELQKEIEEATKLRAENEEKERKRLEEERAKREEEEKAKRAEEESAKREGTEVDYGVDDTASHDGSTRPRKGRTLSSSSKQSRLPKARSSSQAGSKANGKAVSRAPTLASRASMVISRLGVVIEKLGASLNANPMLLFKFMAFIMGLLLMLGNANLRARVRRILSVFWAKVKGTAGMGVKINNLGASVAILLKTRAFETVKGVRDTLTAAYNTLVLVVSEAALVANTHKGRRSNVGVADWAFSIALVAETADSDASLLATHNKIAGCRGVLVRKVTQLAACIKRHLGPLNFHDSFCDKADIILHHITPIRRRKLWLLSEMTTENEFRAADVMKLSPGNNDGLVSQNVSDMELPKRKASEDVDSSSPKRIRHDDYFREATSERPRRGSSQERRSSYGGSRGVDIDRRKVATQEEKKRGKRLFGGLLSTLSQTSGGSTQKRRLEIERRQQERMRKQSFEDDKLRAEKRTRVMEARKGEQNVFDEEAMRNKHTKMLAVARFLRTKSQPQIYYLPWKLTEAQEAAIDEQIRHAKATVEREVDAFNERKEQQANQGRRSSVRAETTAPSDEGMVRDYKTTNGTEHAGGTQETGHEADHHEEAADVLEEADEDMVIY; translated from the exons ATCAACGCGCCATCCTTCTCAAATATCAAAATCGTACCGTCAAGCTTCAACTTTATTTCTTACGCGTCGTTTGCCCGAGGCTCTAACGACTTTACTGCCATTGATTACTCCACCCGATCATATTGACGATGGCGAGCCTGCGCCAGTTGCGCGTGCATCAAGAACGACTCGAATTAAAGTATGGAGCCTATATCTTACCATTCTCAATGGCATTATCGAGTTAGAGCCCGAGGAGGGCAAGGATGCATTCGGGAACCAGGAGTGGAGAGCCCTGTGCACCAAGGTCCGTGATGGAGAAATTTGGGATGAGATTGTCGCGAACGGATACCACGGTGTTGAGGGTGACGTCGATTCAGATGTGGTAATCAACCT CGCGACGATATTGTTGGCACATGCCCGTGACCAAAAATTAAATCAACATAAGCTGGAGGCATATCTAGCTGCCTCAAACACCCCTAACCTTGACGTCGCGGGCCGGCTCGCTGAATCGGCATCGCCCATCACAAATCGTTATCGGTCTCCAGCCAAAGGAGCGAGCGGCGCCAACACGCCCAGAGATCTCAATGCTCGAGTCAAGATCCTCGAGTTGTACACACTACACGTACTCTTGCGCAACAACGAATGGGACTATGCTCGTGAATTTATTAGTGTCAGTTCTGTCCTGGACGAAGAGCGCCGTGAGGCCTTTCTGCAAGCATTACAGAGTCTCCATGACGAGCAACAAGAACAGGAAAAGCTGGAGAATgaggagcgacaacgacAAGAAGATGAACTACAGAAAGAAATTGAAGAGGCAACGAAGTTGCGCGCAGAGAAcgaagagaaggaaagaaaacgACTAGAAGAGGAGCGCGCAAAGcgagaagaggaggaaaaggcAAAACGAGCAGAAGAGGAGAGTGCAAAGCGCGAAGGGACCGAGGTTGACTACGGAGTTGACGATACTGCCAGTCATGATGGATCAACTCGACCCCGGAAGGGCAGGACTctgtcgtcgtcatcaaaACAGTCTAGGCTGCCAAAGGCACGAAGCTCAAGCCAAGCAGGATCCAAAGCAAACGGCAAAGCAGTCTCTCGCGCTCCAACTCTGGCATCACGCGCATCTATGGTTATTTCTCGTTTGGGCGTTGTGATCGAGAAATTGGGTGCCTCGCTCAATGCGAACCCCATGCTCTTGTTCAAGTTTATGGCGTTTATTATGGGTTTGCTTCTTATGTTAGGCAATGCCAATCTGCGCGCACGAGTGAGGCGCATACTCTCAGTCTTCTGGGCCAAAGTCAAGGGCACAGCAGGAATGGGGGTCAAG ATTAATAATCTTGGGGCATCCGTCGCGATCCTTCTCAAGACGCGTGCATTCGAAACAGTAAAAGGCGTCCGAGATACCCTCACCGCCGCATACAACACACTTGTTCTGGTAGTTTCCGAAGCTGCACTCGTCGCAAATACGCACAAGGGTCGTAGGTCGAACGTAGGAGTCGCAGACTGGGCATTTTCCATCGCACTTGTCGCAGAGACGGCCGATAGCGATGCCAGCCTGCTTGCGACACATAACAAGATCGCTGGGTGTAGAG GTgtctta GTACGCAAAGTCACACAATTGGCTGCATG CATCAAGCGACATCTTGGACCTCTTAACTTTCACGATTCATTCTGCGACAAAGCAGATATAATATTACATCATATAACACCTATTCGTCGTAGAAAACTGTGGCTATTGTCGGAAATGACCACAGAAAATGA ATTCCGCGCAGCGGATGTCATGAAACTAAGCCCCGGGAACAATGACGGCTTAGTATCTCAAAATGTCTCAGACATGGAGCTcccgaagaggaaggcttcCGAAGATGTAGATAGCTCTTCACCAAAACGCATAAGACATGACGACTACTTTCGTGAAGCCACGAGCGAACGACCAAGGAGGGGTTCGTCACAGGAGCGCCGCAGTTCTTATGGCGGTTCCAGAGGCGTGGATATTGATCGCCGAAAAGTCGCGACtcaggaagagaagaagcgcgGCAAACGCTTGTTTGGTGGGCTCCTGAGTACTTTGAGCCAGACGAGTGGCGGTTCGACGCAGAAGAGACGATTGGAGATAGAGCGAAGGCAGCAGGAACGAATGCGCAAACAAAGTTTCGAAGATGACAAGCTACGGGCAGAAAAGAGAACGAGAGTCATGGAGGCTCGGAAAGGTGAACAGAATGTGTTTGATGAGGAAGCT ATGCGAAACAAACATACTAAAATGCTTGCGGTGGCCCGGTTCCTACGGACGAAATCACAACCACAGATC TATTATCTCCCTTGGAAACTCACAGAAGCACAGGAGGCTGCGATAGACGAGCAAATACGGCACGCGAAAGCTACAGTAGAGCGTGAAGTGGATGCTTTCAAcgaaagaaaagaacaacAGGCGAATCAAGGCAGACGATCTTCAGTACGAGCAGAAACGACGGCGCCCTCGGATGAGGGAATGGTTCGTGACTATAAAACTACAAATGGCACAGAACATGCAGGAGGAACTCAGGAGACGGGTCATGAAGCTGACCACCATGAAGAGGCAGCTGATGTGTTGGAGGAAGCTGATGAGGACATGGTGATATATTGA
- a CDS encoding hypothetical protein (MEROPS:MER0017177~BUSCO:35890at5125) codes for MAPDKLVPNDTRVKHEKAQIRGKTYKYIVGEPEGTPLETMVLIHGFPDLGFGWRYQVPYFMSLGFRVIVPDMVGYAGTDAPESLEEYTYKSLSADINELARKYVGEDGQIVLGGHDWGGMIVWKVSTWYPELIKCVFSVCTPYMQPRETFLPLEAIIASGHLLNFSYQLQFKGPDVESKVQGKEKVRQFLNAMYGGRSPEGELGFSSKEGILFDHLAKLGPSPLISKEDLDFYVEQYCLHPSPELRGPLNYYRTQELNYRDDVEIAKKGGNKFKMPAMMITASDDSALPPSMSQGMDASFENLSRAEVKASHWALWQASDAVNQHVTKWLDGVLDGALKAKASL; via the coding sequence ATGGCACCCGATAAGCTTGTGCCAAATGACACTCGTGTCAAGCACGAGAAGGCCCAAATTCGGGGCAAAACCTACAAGTACATTGTCGGTGAACCCGAGGGTACCCCTCTGGAAACCATGGTTCTCATTCATGGTTTCCCAGATCTTGGTTTTGGCTGGCGCTACCAGGTTCCCTACTTCATGTCTCTGGGATTCCGTGTCATTGTCCCTGATATGGTGGGATACGCAGGCACTGATGCCCCAGAATCCCTTGAGGAGTACACATACAAGAGCCTCTCTGCAGACATCAACGAGCTGGCTCGCAAGTATGTCGGCGAGGACGGACAGATCGTTCTTGGTGGCCACGATTGGGGTGGCATGATCGTCTGGAAGGTCTCTACTTGGTACCCCGAGTTGATCAAGTGCGTCTTCAGCGTCTGCACACCCTACATGCAGCCCAGAGAAACCTTCCTCCCTCTCGAAGCCATTATTGCAAGCGGTCACCTTCTCAACTTTAGCTACCAGCTGCAGTTCAAGGGTCCAGATGTTGAGTCCAAAGTCCAAGGCAAGGAGAAGGTGCGACAATTCCTGAATGCCATGTATGGCGGACGCTCTCCCGAGGGAGAGCTTGGATTCTCCTCCAAGGAGGGTATCCTGTTCGACCACCTGGCCAAGCTGGGCCCCTCGCCTCTCATCAGCAAGGAGGACCTCGACTTTTATGTTGAGCAGTACTGCTTGCACCCATCGCCCGAGCTGCGCGGTCCTCTTAACTACTACCGCACACAGGAGCTCAACTACCGCGACGACGTGGAGATCGCCAAGAAGGGCGGCAACAAGTTCAAGATGCCTGCCATGATGATCACCGCGAGCGATGACTCTGCTCTGCCCCCTTCCATGTCGCAGGGTATGGATGCAAGCTTTGAGAATTTATCTCGAGCTGAAGTCAAGGCTTCGCATTGGGCTTTGTGGCAGGCTTCTGACGCTGTGAACCAGCATGTCACAAAATGGCTTGACGGTGTTTTGGACGGTGCCTTGAAGGCCAAGGCATCTCTGTGA
- the DRS2 gene encoding aminophospholipid translocase (TransMembrane:8 (i497-519o551-569i1065-1084o1104-1126i1146-1164o1184-1205i1212-1235o1255-1274i)~BUSCO:1410at5125), whose amino-acid sequence MAGRPPGGGFNTGHSNNRDDLLLDLDNDQPVYGGGQRSNLNDDDLMRFHEQNQDPPPGRTSVSYDDFVGARDANHASTQHPPGALGVPGPSPGSNPYLNRQYSQTSELGNYQRYADDFDDYPAEGDSYYHNDGGARVDERTPGLGMNNARNRNSVLSMGGGFIGKVKNRLGMGQGYSEMDLPLTQPGRDRGDSVGGQSQLPSQQGQKGRFDMGNFKFGFGSSKPDPSTLGPRVIYLNNPPANAANKYVDNHISTAKYNVATFLPKFLYEQFSKFANIFFLFTAALQQIPNLSPTNPYTTIAPLTVVLIISAGKELVEDYRRKQADNALNTSKARVLRGSNFEETKWINVAIGDIIRVESEEPFPADLVLLASSEPEGLCYIETANLDGETNLKIKQAIPETSSMVSPNELSRLGGRIKSEQPNSSLYTYEATLTMQMGGGEKEYALNPEQLLLRGATLRNTPWVHGVVVFTGHETKLMRNATAAPIKRTKVERKLNWLVLLLVGILLVLSIVCTVGDLIQRKVEGNALSYLYLDPTNTAGQITQTFLKDMVTYWVLFSALVPISLFVTVEMVKYWHAILINDDLDMYYDKNDTPATCRTSSLVEELGMVEYVFSDKTGTLTCNQMEFKQCSIAGIQYSEDVPEDRRPTMIDGVEVGLFDYKALKSNLANGHETAPAIDHFLSLLSTCHTVIPEMDEKGGIKYQAASPDEGALVAGALDLGYKFTARKPKSVIIDANGRELEYELLAVCEFNSTRKRMSTIYRCPDGKIRCYCKGADTVILERLNEHNPHVEVTLRHLEEYASEGLRTLCLAMREIPENEFQEWYKIYDTAQMTVGGNRADEVDKASEIIEKDFFLLGATAIEDRLQDGVPETIHTLQQANIKVWVLTGDRQETAINIGMSCKLLSEDMMLLIVNEETAAATRDNLQKKIDAIRTQGDGTIETETLALIIDGKSLTFALEKDLEKMFLDLAIMCKAVICCRVSPLQKALVVKLVKKYQKESILLAIGDGANDVSMIQAAHIGIGISGEEGLQAARSADVAIAQFRFLRKLLLVHGAWSYQRVTKTILFSFYKNIALYMTQFWYTFQNVFSGQVIYESWTLSFYNVFYTVLPPLALGILDQFISARLLDRYPQLYMMGQQNYFFRLKVFLEWIANAIYHSIVLYIWGQLFWYGDLIQGDGKIAGHWVWGTALYGATLLTVLGKAALVTNNWTKYHVIAIPGSMAIWYVMTAVYGIVAPMAGVSMEFQGTIPRIYESPVFWLQTVCLAIMCLLRDFVWKYVKRMYRPQTYHHIQEIQKYNIQDYRPRMEQFQKAIRKVRQVQRMRKQRGYAFSQADESQTRVLQAYDTTKHRGRYGEMASSRPAGR is encoded by the exons ATGGCTGGGCGACCGCCTGGAGGAGGTTTCAATACCGGACACTCGAATAATCGCGACGACCTTTTGCTCGATCTCGACAATGACCAGCCCGTCTACGGTGGCGGCCAACGCTCAAACCTAAACGACGACGACCTGATGCGCTTCCATGAACAAAACCAAGACCCCCCACCCGGAAGAACTTCAGTATCCTACGATGACTTTGTCGGCGCTCGAGACGCGAATCATGCTTCAACCCAGCATCCTCCCGGCGCTCTAGGTGTCCCTGGACCTAGCCCAGGCTCGAATCCTTACCTCAACAGACAATATAGCCAAACTTCCGAACTTGGCAACTACCAGCGTTATGCTGACGATTTCGACGATTACCCTGCAGAAGGCGATTCGTACTACCACAATGATGGAGGCGCAAGGGTTGACGAACGTACACCGGGCTTGGGCATGAACAATGCGCGGAACCGAAACAGCGTTTTGAGTATGGGTGGAGGGTTTATAGGCAAAGTTAAGAACAGGTTAGGCATGGGCCAAGGTTACTCAGAGATGGATTTGCCTTTGACGCAGCCTGGCCGTGACCGAGGGGATTCCGTTGGAGGACAATCTCAGCTACCTTCGCAGCAGGGCCAAAAGGGTAGATTCGACATGGGCAATTTCAAATTTGGGTTTGGATCATCGAAACCAGACCCCTCAACCCTTGGACCACGAGTCATCTATCTCAACAATCCACCCGCAAATGCTGCCAACAAATATGTCGACAACCATATCTCGACTGCCAAGTACAACGTCGCAACCTTTTTACCGAAATTCCTCTACGAACAATTCTCCAAATTCGCcaacatcttcttcttgttcacTGCCGCGCTTCAGCAGATTCCCAATCTGTCACCCACCAACCCGTATACAACCATTGCACCTCTCACTGTAGTTTTGATCATTTCTGCTGGTAAAGAATTGGTCGAGGATTATCGCAGAAAGCAAGCCGACAACGCTCTCAATACCTCCAAAGCACGTGTCCTTCGAGGATCCAATTTCGAGGAAACCAAATGGATCAATGTCGCCATTGGAGATATTATCAGGGTTGAATCGGAGGAGCCTTTTCCTGCTGATTTGGTTCTTCTGGCTAGTTCCGAACCCGAAGGTCTCTGTTATATCGAAACTGCGAACCTGGATGGTGAAACTAACCTCAAGATCAAGCAAGCGATCCCGGAAACTTCGTCCATGGTTTCTCCAAACGAGCTCAGCAGGTTGGGCGGACGTATCAAATCTGAACAACCCAACAGCAGTCTTTACACGTACGAGGCAACCTTGACCATGCAGATGGGAGGCGGCGAGAAGGAATATGCGCTTAACCCCGAACAACTGCTTCTCAGAGGTGCTACATTACGAAACACTCCCTGGGTTCACGGCGTCGTTGTGTTTACCGGTCACGAAACCAAGCTTATGCGAAACGCTACTGCGGCTCCCATCAAGCGCACCAAGGTTGAAAGGAAACTCAATTGGCTCGTCCTCTTGCTGGTAGGTATTCTCCTGGTTCTGAGTATCGTTTGTACTGTGGGAGACTTGATCCAGCGAAAAGTCGAAGGAAATGCTCTCTCATATCTTTACCTGGATCCCACAAACACCGCCGGACAGATCACCCAGACGTTTCTCAAGGATATGGTCACATACTGGGTTCTGTTTTCGGCTCTGGTTCCCATCTCTCTCTTTGTCACCGTCGAGATGGTGAAGTATTGGCACGCTATTCTGATCAACGACGACCTCGATATGTACTATGATAAAAATGATACACCTGCTACTTGCCGAACTTCAAGTTTGGTGGAAGAGTTGGGAATGGTTGAATATGTTTTCTCGGACAAGACTGGAACCCTCACCTGCAACCAGAtggagttcaagcagtgcTCGATTGCCGGAATTCAATACTCTGAAGATGTACCCGAAGATCGCCGACCTACCATGATTGACGGAGTCGAAGTCGGACTTTTCGATTACAAGGCCCTCAAGTCTAACCTCGCCAACGGACACGAGACCGCCCCCGCAATCGACCATTTCTTGTCACTGCTCTCGACGTGTCATACTGTTATTCCGGAGATGGACGAAAAGGGTGGTATCAAGTATCAAGCTGCTTCTCCTGATGAAGGTGCCTTGGTCGCTGGCGCCCTGGATCTTGGTTACAAGTTCACTGCTCGAAAACCCAAATCGGTCATCATCGATGCTAACGGCCGGGAACTCGAGTACGAACTCCTTGCCGTTTGTGAATTCAACTCAACCAGAAAGCGAATGTCAACTATCTACCGATGCCCCGATGGCAAGATTCGATGTTACTGCAAGGGTGCCGATACTGTTATTTTGGAGCGTCTCAATGAACACAACCCTCACGTCGAAGTCACGCTTCGACATCTTGAGGAGTATGCTTCTGAGGGTTTGCGAACATTGTGTTTGGCCATGCGAGAAATCCCCGAGAACGAGTTCCAGGAATGGTACAAGATTTACGACACTGCTCAGATGACAGTTGGCGGTAACCGTGCTGATGAAGTAGACAAGGCTTCGGAAATCATCGAGAAGGACTTTTTCCTGCTTGGCGCCACTGCCATTGAGGACCGACTTCAAGACGGTGTTCCTGAGACAATCCACACTTTGCAGCAGGCTAACATCAAGGTCTGGGTTCTTACTGGAGATCGACAAGAGACTGCCATCAACATCGGTATGAGTTGCAAGCTTCTCAGCGAGGATATGATGCTTTTGATCGTCAACGAAGAGACGGCTGCCGCTACACGGGACAACTTACAAAAGAAAATCGACGCTATCAGAACACAAGGAGACGGTACCATAGAGACGGAGACCCTGGCCCTGATCATCGACGGAAAATCTCTGACATTCGCACTTGAGAAGGATTTGGAAAAGATGTTCCTCGATCTGGCCATCATGTGCAAGGCCGTCATCTGCTGTCGTGTGTCTCCTCTTCAGAAGGCTCTCGTTGTCAAGCTGGTTAAGAAGTATCAGAAGGAGTCAATTCTTCTCGCTATTGGCGACGGAGCAAACGATGTTTCTATGATTCAAGCAGCTCACATTGGTATCGGTATCAGTGGTGAAGAAGGTCTCCAGGCAGCACGAAGTGCCGATGTAGCCATCGCTCAATTCAGATTTCTGCGAAAGCTACTGTTGGTTCATGGTGCATGGAGTTACCAGCGTGTCACAAAGACGATTCTGTTCTCTTTCTACAAGAACATTGCGCTGTATATGACACAATTTTGG TACACGTTCCAAAACGTATTCTCTGGCCAAGTTATCTACGAATCATGGACACTGTCTTTCTACAACGTCTTCTACACGGTTCTACCTCCTCTGGCACTCGGTATCCTAGATCAATTCATCTCGGCTCGTCTCCTAGATCGCTATCCTCAGCTTTACATGATGGGTCAGCAAAACTACTTCTTCAGACTGAAAGTCTTCCTAGAGTGGATTGCCAACGCTATCTACCATTCCATCGTGCTCTACATCTGGGGCCAACTCTTCTGGTATGGTGATCTTATTCAGGGAGATGGCAAGATCGCTGGCCATTGGGTTTGGGGTACAGCACTCTACGGCGCTACTCTTCTCACTGTCCTCGGAAAGGCAGCTTTGGTCACCAACAACTGGACAAAATACCATGTCATCGCCATTCCCGGAAGCATGGCTATCTGGTATGTCATGACCGCTGTCTACGGTATTGTTGCGCCAATGGCTGGCGTCTCAATGGAGTTCCAAGGCACCATCCCGAGGATCTACGAGAGCCCTGTCTTCTGGCTTCAGACCGTCTGTCTTGCCATTATGTGTTTGCTGCGTGACTTCGTATGGAAATATGTCAAGCGCATGTACCGCCCACAAACATACCACCACATTCAGGAAATCCAGAAATACAACATCCAAGATTATAGACCCAG AATGGAGCAATTCCAAAAAGCAATCCGAAAGGTACGACAAGTGCAACGTATGCGCAAGCAACGTGGATATGCCTTCTCGCAAGCAGACGAGAGTCAAACACGTGTGCTTCAAGCATACGACACTACGAAGCATCGTGGACGATATGGTGAGATGGCCAGTTCAAGGCCAGCGGGCAGGTAA
- a CDS encoding hypothetical protein (BUSCO:52612at5125), whose protein sequence is MHHSRRKSGHGLPTTSSTDVRKAVTASDPTKYKRPVMTRRHTPQKLGRGQRERERERTESWEDERESFPQFCMTCEKQFIPHDDMFLYCSDNCRRVDQTASPQPASSVNHYASTNYPFYSAGHPEPKDIIPRASPSRPSSILLGSPPTTPGTGAPTYQHTSAISALRSLNVRPPSPPSPTGSSSNLWPFSRSAATSPYNSYSRPSAPYLSSTYDGGYYGAGGGAYNYEVTSGGMDRPLPSRQPSTYSRPKSIELVTPLFGR, encoded by the exons ATGCACCACAGCCGGAGAAAGTCAGGGCACGGTCTGCCTACTACATCTTCGACCGACGTACGAAAAGCCGTTACTGCATCCGACCCTACAAAGTACAAGCGACCCGTCATGACTCGGAGGCACACACCACAAAAACTCGGCCGCGGCCAGCGCGAACGTGAGCGCGAAAGGACAGAGTCTTGGGAAGATGAGAGGGAGAGTTTCCCGCAGTTTTG CATGACGTGCGAAAAGCAGTTCATTCCTCATGATGACATGTTCCTTTACTGCTCCGACAA CTGTCGAAGAGTCGATCAGACCGCATCGCCACAGCCGGCTTCTTCGGTCAACCATTACGCGTCTACAAACTACCCATTCTATTCTGCGGGACACCCGGAGCCTAAAGATATCATCCCGCGAGCTTCTCCTTCACGGCCCAGCTCGATACTTTTGGGTTCTCCACCAACCACGCCGGGAACCGGAGCGCCGACTTACCAACATACTTCGGCCATTTCGGCCCTCCGCTCCCTCAACGTCCGGCCCCCGAGCCCTCCGTCGCCCACTGGCAGCTCGAGCAATCTGTGGCCTTTTAGCCGCAGTGCTGCGACCAGCCCCTACAACTCGTACAGCCGGCCTTCTGCGCCGTACCTTTCATCGACGTATGACGGAGGGTACTACGGCGCTGGCGGCGGCGCATACAACTATGAGGTAACTTCGGGCGGAATGGACCGACCGTTGCCTTCTCGCCAACCCAGCACCTACTCTCGACCCAAAAGCATTGAGCTTGTGACACCCCTGTTCGGCAGATGA
- a CDS encoding hypothetical protein (SECRETED:SignalP(1-31)~TransMembrane:1 (n16-26c31/32o474-497i)), protein MMWISISPASQFRQNLTVLSLLFFFVNFTVQQRDPISNFCRRWGHQSAVVDEKLYIGGGLVTYDGSSGTPPNVSNPYFLYHDLRTAAGTGMPQPYANLSKNSTVPDVSGGIFWPDTINKKIYLFGGEYNDVTPWDFDLYAYDIINDEWDSLGVSRTDNIVGLSYGAGVSIPDRGEAYYYGGWMNNATVPDWGNAPQVPTSYLVRYEMDTNSWSNDTGPDDVGRAEGVMVHIPAGDGGMLVYLGGIRATDDGGWEGQPMEQIILYDVLSGKSYFQNATGDVPESRRRFCAGATWVDDQSSYNIYLYGGAGQEEGSAGFDDIYILTLPTFTWIKMYPNENGTGSYPHHSMSCNVVNEAQMFVHGGFFPLNNDCDVPDQWGLHDVSLGRQNKNKSPWMLYDPELTQYAVPSDIISVVGGNSKGGATKTAPAGGFDHQDLNALMTRTASAGTRTATRNVSGATATGGSESENKLPTGAIAGIAVGGAVVLIGIILASFCLIRKRRARRERIGSQQPMAQDYNYHHPTHPSIISNQCSPGPWSPQSSSFNPASPFASSQVARSYTGPPVELPSGDMEDTTRGSPLTQTVTTTLEPKYDAHGNLWVPQVSTVQIPDQLHSPGSPPYYDGTVGSNSSKNGTGYFTSDGPQELAAERHTSSVSGQPTHQTYYHP, encoded by the exons ATGATGTGGATCTCAATCTCTCCCGCCAGCCAATTTCGCCAGAACCTTACGGTTCTATCATTATTGTTCTTTTTCGTCAATTTCACAGTTCAGCAAAGGGATCCCATATCGAATTTCTGCCGAAGATGGGGCCATCAAAGTGCTGTGGTAGATGAAAAGCTTTACATCGGCGGAGGATTGGTCACCTACGATGGCAGCTCAGGAACACCACCGAACGTCTCGA ATCCTTACTTTCTCTACCATGATTTGAGAACTGCCGCCGGTACAGGCATGCCTCAACCATACGCGAATTTGAGCAAGAACTCGACAGTACCAGATGTTAGTGGTGGAATATTCTGGCCCGATACTATCAACAAGAAGATCTATCTCTTTGGCGGCGAATATAACGATGTGACGCCTTGGGACTTTGATCTATATGCCTACGACATTATCAACGACGAATGGGATAGCCTCGGAGTTTCTAGGACTGACAATATCGTCGGGCTCAGTTATGGAGCTGGCGTTTCCATTCCGGACCGTGGAGAGGCTTACTATTACGGCGGATGGATGAACAACGCGACAGTCCCTGATTGGGGTAATGCTCCCCAGGTACCCACGTCGTACCTGGTGCGATACGAGATGGACACGAATAGCTGGTCCAACGATACTGGCCCGGATGATGTAGGTCGTGCAGAAGGTGTCATGGTCCACATCCCTGCCGGAGACGGTGGAATGCTTGTCTACCTTGGAGGAATCCGTGCTACTGATGACGGTGGTTGGGAGGGCCAGCCTATGGAACAGATTATTTTATATGATGTCCTGAGTGGCAAGAGTTATTTCCAGAATGCAACAGGCGATGTTCCGGAATCACGCCGACGATTTTGCGCTGGTGCTACTTGGGTGGATGACCAATCTTCCTACAATAT TTACCTGTATGGAGGTGctggtcaagaagaaggaagcgCAGGCTTCGATGACATTTACATCCTAACATTGCCCACGTTCACATGGATTAAGATGTACCCCAACGAGAATGGGACCGGAAGCTACCCCCATCACAGCATGTCCTGCAACGTGGTAAACGAGGCCCAGATGTTTGTCCATGGCGGCTTCTTCCCTCTCAACAATGACTGCGACGTTCCAGATCAATGGGGCCTACATGACGTGTCCCTTGGCAGgcagaacaagaacaaatcACCATGGATGCTCTATGACCCTGAATTGACTCAATACGCTGTCCCATCGGACATTATCTCGGTTGTGGGCGGAAACTCCAAGGGCGGTGCAACCAAAACAGCACCAGCAGGTGGCTTCGACCACCAAGATCTCAATGCTCTCATGACACGAACAGCTTCAGCCGGAACACGAACAGCAACACGAAACGTATCGGGCGCGACTGCGACGGGGGGTTCCGAATCGGAGAATAAGCTACCGACCGGGGCTATAGCAGGCATAGCGGTCGGCGGAGCAGTTGTTCTTATAGGTATAATCTTGGCTTCTTTCTGCCTAATTCGGAAACGGCGAGCTCGACGCGAGCGAATTGGTTCTCAACAGCCAATGGCTCAGGATTACAACTATCACCACCCTACGCACCCTTCCATCATCTCTAACCAGTGCTCGCCTGGTCCTTGGAGCCCGCAATCATCAAGCTTCAATCCTGCGAGTCCTTTCGCGAGCTCTCAGGTAGCTCGGTCATATACGGGGCCACCAGTGGAACTTCCATCTGGAGATATGGAGGACACTACGCGTGGCTCGCCGCTTACGCAAACAGTCACAACAACACTTGAGCCAAAATACGATGCTCATGGGAATCTGTGGGTTCCTCAAGTAAGCACAGTACAAATACCAGATCAGCTTCACTCTCCAGGAAGCCCTCCTTATTACGATGGGACTGTGGGCTCCAACTCGTCTAAGAATGGAACAGGATACTTCACGTCCGATGGACCTCAGGAACTTGCGGCCGAAAGACACACTTCCTCTGTTTCAGGACAACCAACCCACCAAACATATTATCACCCATAA